Proteins from a genomic interval of Cygnus olor isolate bCygOlo1 chromosome 9, bCygOlo1.pri.v2, whole genome shotgun sequence:
- the TMEM41A gene encoding transmembrane protein 41A isoform X1, with amino-acid sequence MWRRLAALLLVFAAATAGLSLLSARLSAGSARRPLRFPSDLEELRELAEALRDYEREHRGAALALFCAAYLYKQSFAIPGSSLLVGRRRLPRPPGPGGGSRPPSPHAVSPQNVLAGALFGPWTGLALCSALTSLGATCCYLLSGAFGKRFVVYCFPDKVALLQGKVEENRSCLFFFLLFLRLFPMTPNWFLNLSAPILNIPVSQFFFSVLIGLTPYNFICVQTGAILSQINSLDAIFSWDTLLKLLAMAVAALIPGTLIKKYSKKHLKLDEDKHALLLNGKKSM; translated from the exons ATGTGGCGGCGCCTGGCCGCGCTGCTCCTCGTCTTCGCGGCCGCCACGGCCGGGCTGTCGCTGCTGTCGGCGCGGCTGAGCGCGGGGAGCGCCCGCAG GCCGCTGCGGTTCCCGTCGGACCTGGaggagctgcgggagctggCCGAGGCGCTGCGGGACTACGAGCGGGAGCACCGCGGCGCGGCGCTGGCGCTGTTCTGCGCCGCCTACCTCTACAAGCAGAGCTTCGCCATCCCCGGCTCCAGCCTCCTGGTAGGGCGGCGGCGCCTCCCGCGGCCCccgggccccgggggggggtctCGGCCGCCTTCACCCCACGCCGTGTCCCCGCAGAACGTGCTGGCCGGGGCGCTCTTCGGGCCGTGGACCGGGCTGGCGCTGTGCTCCGCCCTGACCTCCCTGGGAGCCACCTGCTGCTACCTCCTGTCCGGCGCCTTTGGGAAGCGCTTCGTCGTCTACTGCTTCCCCGACAAAGTGGCCCTGCTGCAAGGAAAG GTAGAAGAGAACAGgagctgcttgtttttcttcctgttgttcCTCAGGCTGTTCCCCATGACACCGAACTGGTTTCTGAATCTCTCAGCCCCCATCTTAAACATCCCTGTGTCCCAGTTCTTCTTCTCCGTTCTCATCG GTCTTACACCCTATAACTTCATCTGCGTACAGACAGGAGCCATTCTGTCACAAATCAACTCTCTGGATGCCATTTTCTCCTGGGACACACTGCTCAAACTGCTTGCGATGGCTGTGGCAGCACTGATACCAGGGACCCTTATcaagaaatacagcaagaaaCACTTGAAGCTGGATGAAGACAAGCATGCTCTGTTACTCAATGGCAAGAAGAGCATGTGA
- the TMEM41A gene encoding transmembrane protein 41A isoform X2, with protein sequence MWRRLAALLLVFAAATAGLSLLSARLSAGSARRPLRFPSDLEELRELAEALRDYEREHRGAALALFCAAYLYKQSFAIPGSSLLNVLAGALFGPWTGLALCSALTSLGATCCYLLSGAFGKRFVVYCFPDKVALLQGKVEENRSCLFFFLLFLRLFPMTPNWFLNLSAPILNIPVSQFFFSVLIGLTPYNFICVQTGAILSQINSLDAIFSWDTLLKLLAMAVAALIPGTLIKKYSKKHLKLDEDKHALLLNGKKSM encoded by the exons ATGTGGCGGCGCCTGGCCGCGCTGCTCCTCGTCTTCGCGGCCGCCACGGCCGGGCTGTCGCTGCTGTCGGCGCGGCTGAGCGCGGGGAGCGCCCGCAG GCCGCTGCGGTTCCCGTCGGACCTGGaggagctgcgggagctggCCGAGGCGCTGCGGGACTACGAGCGGGAGCACCGCGGCGCGGCGCTGGCGCTGTTCTGCGCCGCCTACCTCTACAAGCAGAGCTTCGCCATCCCCGGCTCCAGCCTCCTG AACGTGCTGGCCGGGGCGCTCTTCGGGCCGTGGACCGGGCTGGCGCTGTGCTCCGCCCTGACCTCCCTGGGAGCCACCTGCTGCTACCTCCTGTCCGGCGCCTTTGGGAAGCGCTTCGTCGTCTACTGCTTCCCCGACAAAGTGGCCCTGCTGCAAGGAAAG GTAGAAGAGAACAGgagctgcttgtttttcttcctgttgttcCTCAGGCTGTTCCCCATGACACCGAACTGGTTTCTGAATCTCTCAGCCCCCATCTTAAACATCCCTGTGTCCCAGTTCTTCTTCTCCGTTCTCATCG GTCTTACACCCTATAACTTCATCTGCGTACAGACAGGAGCCATTCTGTCACAAATCAACTCTCTGGATGCCATTTTCTCCTGGGACACACTGCTCAAACTGCTTGCGATGGCTGTGGCAGCACTGATACCAGGGACCCTTATcaagaaatacagcaagaaaCACTTGAAGCTGGATGAAGACAAGCATGCTCTGTTACTCAATGGCAAGAAGAGCATGTGA